The following are encoded in a window of Rosa chinensis cultivar Old Blush chromosome 4, RchiOBHm-V2, whole genome shotgun sequence genomic DNA:
- the LOC112199722 gene encoding uncharacterized protein LOC112199722: protein MLISSKTGSLCCVAARPHESHTASRDWSVGPDEPCWRTNTSFSPPPSRWDFRFQSEELQYGLHDGVQLYGSSTSSNSRGSRGWVRGNHLYNHHYSASDGAGLFLSSSSDHSQGPQWTPPAIQEISIDDYETTKRRGPAFGKSSFRPTMEGTSEIQDTGGSTSSHSDSSESEPTVKASLSCHHTFASRRSFMSKPIYPLSFPPQTPPREASDFTVAGFPEFDATTPQRDGHRWSSASSSVDFTDVSESFEAEISGRHFSNMSEGFRCGLCDRFLSRRSPWSSRRIVRSGDMPITGVLSCCHVFHAECLEQTTPKIRKSDPPCPLCARLEEENLSEQQGFSRLRASFPRLRPISDDGPSRPWGCAQVGDCVEGALHAPPRNSMLLLNRSRIKKNLSLKSNSSKEFPGKLRKSGAYYSQHLSGKSVDQGAVGCSKSKMTAGPSIKS, encoded by the exons ATGTTGATTTCAT CTAAAACGGGGTCCCTCTGTTGTGTGGCTGCAAGGCCACATGAGTCACATACGGCCAGTAGGGACTGGTCTGTTGGTCCAGACGAGCCTTGTTGGCGAACTAATACGAGCTTTTCTCCACCTCCTTCGAGATGGGATTTTCGATTCCAATCTGAAGAACTGCAATATGGTTTGCATGATGGTGTGCAACTATATGGGTCTTCTACTTCATCAAACAGTAGAGGAAGTAGGGGATGGGTGAGAGGGAATCATCTCTATAATCATCATTACTCTGCATCTGATGGTGCTGGGCTGTTTTTAAGTAGTTCGTCTGACCATTCTCAAGGTCCTCAGTGGACACCTCCAGCAATACAGGAAATCAGTATCGATGATTATGAAACTACAAAAAGGAGAG GTCCAGCTTTTGGGAAGTCATCCTTTAGACCTACCATGGAG GGAACCTCAGAAATTCAAGATACTGGGGGGTCCACGTCATCTCATTCAGACAGTAGTGAATCTGAACCCACGGTCAAGGCATCCCTATCTTGTCATCATACTTTCGCAAGTCGCCGTTCTTTCATGTCCAAACCTATATATCCCTTGTCATTTCCTCCACAAACTCCCCCCAGAGAGGCTTCTGACTTCACAGTTGCTGGGTTTCCTGAATTTGATGCTACCACTCCTCAGAGGGATGGCCACCGCTGGAGCAGTGCCAGCAGCAGTGTTGATTTTACTGATGTTTCTGAGTCATTTGAGGCAGAAATTTCTGGTCGACACTTTAGTAATATGTCTGAGGGGTTTAGATGTGGCTTGTGTGATAGGTTCCTTTCACGGAGATCACCTTGGAGTTCTCGTCGCATAGTCAGAAGTGGAGATATGCCAATCACTGGGGTTCTTTCTTGTTGTCATGTTTTCCATGCAGAGTGCTTGGAGCAAACAACACCGAAGATCCGCAAAAGTGACCCTCCTTGCCCCCTATGTGCCCGACTTGAGGAGGAAAACCTCTCTGAACAGCAAGGCTTTTCTAGATTGCGAGCTAGTTTTCCAAGACTTAGACCAATTAGTGATGATGGACCATCCAGGCCTTGGGGATGCGCTCAGGTGGGAGATTGTGTTGAAGGGGCTTTGCATGCTCCCCCACGCAATAGTATGCTGTTGCTTAATAGGAGTCGTATAAAGAaaaatctttctttgaaaagCAATTCGAGCAAAGAATTTCCTGGTAAATTGAGAAAAAGCGGCGCTTACTATTCACAACATCTGAGTGGAAAATCAGTTGATCAGGGAGCAGTTGGATGCTCAAAGTCAAAGATGACAGCAGGGCCGAGTATTAAGAGCTGA
- the LOC112197625 gene encoding uncharacterized protein LOC112197625 has translation MSATNTEDVKDQELADSALNNQGHGDSAEQDIKASDESRDEHPMPSVQKEEETIKKKYGGIIPKKPPLISKDHERAYFDSADWALGKGAHKPKGPLEALRPKLQPTPHQQVRSRRASYTRADDVEVDGVNNNTLEEEVQSSKTDVSSSNNTSTNTATEDESRHE, from the exons ATGTCGGCTACAAACACGGAGGATGTGAAGGACCAGGAGCTTGCTGATAGTGCTCTCAATAACCAAGGTCACGGTGACAGTGCCGAGCAAGACATAAAAGCTTCAGATGAAAGCCGCGATGAACATCCCATGCCTTCAGTTCAGAAGGAG GAGGAAACAATTAAGAAAAAGTATGGGGGTATTATTCCTAAGAAGCCTCCACTAATATCCAAG GACCATGAGCGGGCTTATTTTGATTCTGCTGATTGGGCATTGGGAAAG GGAGCACATAAGCCGAAAGGACCACTTGAAGCACTCCGCCCAAAGCTGCAG CCTACACCACACCAGCAAGTGCGTTCAAGGCGCGCCTCCTATACACGCGCAGATGATGTTGAAG TAGATGGCGTCAATAACAACACTTTGGAGGAGGAAGTCCAATCCAGCAAAACTGATGTTAGCAGCAGTAACAACACCAGCACAAACACCGCTACTGAGGATGAGAGCCGCCATGAGTAA
- the LOC112197624 gene encoding methyltransferase-like protein 7A → MILYGPLFSSGVTPRGKTTSSSSSSPTRVNSDASPVGSLGPDSFCPSGLCSCGRRRFIEAAVTSSLFPICPSTSSASKSQFDDYTATLRKVHPPRPDWYEELYASALNTGMQSYEEEIAGYKSELFAKLKGKAEQVLEIGIGTGPNLRYYGADDGVRVFGVDPNKKMERYAKAAAVAAGLPLSNFEFIQAVGEAIPLDDASVDAVVGTLVLCSVKDVNKTLKEIKRVLRPGGLYLFVEHVAAKDGTALRFIQSVLDPLQQTLADGCHFTRETGTNISRSGFSGVELSMTSLSSTSIINPQIYGIACK, encoded by the exons ATGATCCTTTACGGTCCTCTCTTCTCATCCGGCGTTACGCCACGTGGCAAAAccacatcttcttcttcttcttctccgacCCGAGTCAACTCGGACGCTTCACCGGTCGGATCACTCGGGCCGGACTCGTTCTGTCCGAGCGGCTTATGTTCTTGCGGAAGAAGACGCTTCATCGAAGCAGCAGTCACTTCATCTCTATTCCCAATTTGCCCCTCCACCTCCTCCGCTTCCAAGTCGCAGTTCGACGATTATACG GCCACGTTGAGGAAAGTTCACCCTCCTCGACCAGACTGGTATGAAGAGTTGTATGCGTCAGCGTTGAACACCGGCATGCAATCTTACGAAGAAGAG ATTGCGGGTTACAAGTCGGAGCTCTTTGCTAAGTTGAAGGGAAAAGCTGAGCAAGTGTTGGAAATTGGTATAGGGACTGGTCCTAATCTAAGATACTATGGTGCTGATGATGGTGTCCGAGTTTTCGGCGTGGATCCTAATAAAAAGATGGAAAGATATGCTAAGGCTGCGGCAGTGGCTGCTGGTCTGCCCCTTTCGAACTTTGAGTTTATACAAGCA GTTGGGGAGGCTATACCATTAGATGATGCTTCTGTTGATGCAGTTGTTGGAACCCTAGTATTGTGTTCTGTAAAAGAtgtcaacaagactctaaaag AGATTAAGAGAGTGCTGAGACCAGGTGGACTCTACTTGTTTGTGGAGCATGTGGCTGCTAAAG ATGGGACAGCCCTCAGATTTATACAGAGTGTTCTTGATCCTTTGCAACAAACCCTTGCCGATGGGTGTCATTTCACCCGGGAAACAGGAACCAATATATCCAGATCCGGCTTCTCAGGCGTCGAGCTTAGCATGACCTCCTTGTCCAGTACCTCAATTATAAACCCTCAAATCTATGGAATAGCTTGCAAGTAA